The Salvelinus fontinalis isolate EN_2023a chromosome 24, ASM2944872v1, whole genome shotgun sequence genome has a segment encoding these proteins:
- the LOC129822192 gene encoding alpha-2-antiplasmin-like isoform X2: MDMDLRLLSLLLFCVCRQGLTNGEVSNDAPIPLVPLIPLMPSHPKEESGTSAPSTQEPQNTSPTSYTSIAHPLVTTSALGGGSSEEENQGQDGGCRAQARRPKSRQALAGAIQRLGMKLLGQMKTGPEQPNVIISPLSISLALSQLALGAMNETEELLMHHLHGDTLPCYHMSLHYFLERLRKSDLQVATRLYLQPGFEPKPEFVHQSQDVYDSEPVTLEGLAEVNEWVERATNGKVTDFLTSLPPNLLLMLINAVHFKGEWKARFDPRFTSKDVFYIDDKHMVNVDMMMGPKYPLSLLIDNDLEAQVARFPFNNQMSLLIVMPMNGQVNVSALAAKLNISDLYNRLPRERPMQVKLPKFKLDYSQDLQEALTNIGMGELFASPNLAAIAEGPLLVSSVQHKSSMEITEEGAEAAAATSLVISRSNPSFTLNQPFFFALMDDKTQAPVFVGIITNPNPRASAMQSSGGSANLDKVRFPIDDKNDKHYHHSFGGPPK; the protein is encoded by the exons ATGGACATGGACCTTCGTCTACTATCACTCCTGTTGTTCTGTGTCTGCAGACAAGGGCTAACT AATGGAGAGGTGTCAAATGATGCTCCAATCCCTCTGGTTCCTCTCATCCCATTGATGCCCAGCCACCCTAAAGAG GAATCAGGGACTTCTGCACCCAGTACACAGGAGCCTCAAAACACAAGTCCCACCTCATATACGAGCATCGCTCATCCCCTTGTGACGACCAGTGCCTTGGGCGGGGGCTCATCTGAGGAGGAAAATCAGGGGCAGGATGGGGGTTGTAGGGCCCAGGCTCGCAGGCCAAAATCCAGGCAGGCCTTAGCTGGTGCCATCCAGAGGCTGGGCATGAAGCTATTGGGCCAGATGAAAACAGGACCTGAGCAGCCTAATGTCATTATATCCCCCCTCAGCATATCCCTGGCACTCTCCCAGCTGGCTCTGG GAGCCATGAATGAGACAGAGGAGCTGCTCATGCACCATCTCCATGGAGACACTCTGCCCTGCTACCACATGTCTCTACACTACTTCCTGGAACGCCTCCGCAAGAGCGACCTGCAAGTGGCCACACGCCTCTACCTGCAACCAG GGTTTGAGCCCAAACCAGAGTTTGTTCATCAGTCTCAGGATGTATATGACTCAGAACCAGTGACTTTGGAAGGGCTGGCTGAGGTCAACGAGTGGGTAGAGAGGGCCACAAATGGAAAAGTGACTGACTTCCTGACCAGTCTGCCACCCAATCTGCTTCTCATGCTCATCAATGCTGTCCATTTCAAAG GAGAATGGAAGGCTCGCTTTGACCCACGATTTACCTCCAAAGATGTCTTCTACATTGACGACAAGCACATGGTCAACGTTGACATGATGATGGGGCCCAAATACCCCTTAAGTCTGCTCATTGATAATGATCTGGAAGCTCAG GTGGCTCGCTTCCCCTTCAACAATCAGATGAGCCTGCTGATAGTGATGCCCATGAATGGCCAGGTGAACGTGTCAGCCCTCGCAGCAAAGCTCAACATTTCTGACCTGTACAACCGCCTGCCCAGAGAGAGACCCATGCAGGTCAAGTTGCCCAAATTCAAACTGGACTACAGCCAGGACCTGCAGGAGGCTCTGACCAATATTG GTATGGGGGAGTTGTTTGCTAGTCCCAACCTGGCAGCCATAGCTGAGGGCCCTCTGCTGGTGTCCAGTGTGCAGCACAAGTCCAGTATGGAGATCACTGAGGAGGGAGCAGAGGCTGCTGCAGCTACCAGCCTGGTCATCTCACggtccaacccctcttttactctCAACCAGCCCTTCTTCTTTGCCCTCATGGACGATAAGACACAAGCACCAGTCTTCGTGGGCATCatcaccaaccctaaccctagagcTTCTGCTATGCAGAGTAGTGGAGGGTCTGCCAACCTAGATAAAGTACGGTTCCCCATTGATGACAAGAATGACAAGCATTATCATCACTCTTTTGGTGGGCCACCCAAGTAA
- the LOC129822192 gene encoding alpha-2-antiplasmin-like isoform X1: MDMDLRLLSLLLFCVCRQGLTQNGEVSNDAPIPLVPLIPLMPSHPKEESGTSAPSTQEPQNTSPTSYTSIAHPLVTTSALGGGSSEEENQGQDGGCRAQARRPKSRQALAGAIQRLGMKLLGQMKTGPEQPNVIISPLSISLALSQLALGAMNETEELLMHHLHGDTLPCYHMSLHYFLERLRKSDLQVATRLYLQPGFEPKPEFVHQSQDVYDSEPVTLEGLAEVNEWVERATNGKVTDFLTSLPPNLLLMLINAVHFKGEWKARFDPRFTSKDVFYIDDKHMVNVDMMMGPKYPLSLLIDNDLEAQVARFPFNNQMSLLIVMPMNGQVNVSALAAKLNISDLYNRLPRERPMQVKLPKFKLDYSQDLQEALTNIGMGELFASPNLAAIAEGPLLVSSVQHKSSMEITEEGAEAAAATSLVISRSNPSFTLNQPFFFALMDDKTQAPVFVGIITNPNPRASAMQSSGGSANLDKVRFPIDDKNDKHYHHSFGGPPK, from the exons ATGGACATGGACCTTCGTCTACTATCACTCCTGTTGTTCTGTGTCTGCAGACAAGGGCTAACT CAGAATGGAGAGGTGTCAAATGATGCTCCAATCCCTCTGGTTCCTCTCATCCCATTGATGCCCAGCCACCCTAAAGAG GAATCAGGGACTTCTGCACCCAGTACACAGGAGCCTCAAAACACAAGTCCCACCTCATATACGAGCATCGCTCATCCCCTTGTGACGACCAGTGCCTTGGGCGGGGGCTCATCTGAGGAGGAAAATCAGGGGCAGGATGGGGGTTGTAGGGCCCAGGCTCGCAGGCCAAAATCCAGGCAGGCCTTAGCTGGTGCCATCCAGAGGCTGGGCATGAAGCTATTGGGCCAGATGAAAACAGGACCTGAGCAGCCTAATGTCATTATATCCCCCCTCAGCATATCCCTGGCACTCTCCCAGCTGGCTCTGG GAGCCATGAATGAGACAGAGGAGCTGCTCATGCACCATCTCCATGGAGACACTCTGCCCTGCTACCACATGTCTCTACACTACTTCCTGGAACGCCTCCGCAAGAGCGACCTGCAAGTGGCCACACGCCTCTACCTGCAACCAG GGTTTGAGCCCAAACCAGAGTTTGTTCATCAGTCTCAGGATGTATATGACTCAGAACCAGTGACTTTGGAAGGGCTGGCTGAGGTCAACGAGTGGGTAGAGAGGGCCACAAATGGAAAAGTGACTGACTTCCTGACCAGTCTGCCACCCAATCTGCTTCTCATGCTCATCAATGCTGTCCATTTCAAAG GAGAATGGAAGGCTCGCTTTGACCCACGATTTACCTCCAAAGATGTCTTCTACATTGACGACAAGCACATGGTCAACGTTGACATGATGATGGGGCCCAAATACCCCTTAAGTCTGCTCATTGATAATGATCTGGAAGCTCAG GTGGCTCGCTTCCCCTTCAACAATCAGATGAGCCTGCTGATAGTGATGCCCATGAATGGCCAGGTGAACGTGTCAGCCCTCGCAGCAAAGCTCAACATTTCTGACCTGTACAACCGCCTGCCCAGAGAGAGACCCATGCAGGTCAAGTTGCCCAAATTCAAACTGGACTACAGCCAGGACCTGCAGGAGGCTCTGACCAATATTG GTATGGGGGAGTTGTTTGCTAGTCCCAACCTGGCAGCCATAGCTGAGGGCCCTCTGCTGGTGTCCAGTGTGCAGCACAAGTCCAGTATGGAGATCACTGAGGAGGGAGCAGAGGCTGCTGCAGCTACCAGCCTGGTCATCTCACggtccaacccctcttttactctCAACCAGCCCTTCTTCTTTGCCCTCATGGACGATAAGACACAAGCACCAGTCTTCGTGGGCATCatcaccaaccctaaccctagagcTTCTGCTATGCAGAGTAGTGGAGGGTCTGCCAACCTAGATAAAGTACGGTTCCCCATTGATGACAAGAATGACAAGCATTATCATCACTCTTTTGGTGGGCCACCCAAGTAA